In Maledivibacter sp., the sequence GTTATATTTTCACCATCCACGGAATGCGATACATTCCCTGTATTTACAGATACATCTACTATACTCTTTAAATTAGGTATAGTTATAGTCTTACTCTTACTCTGATTCATGTCCTCAGTAAAATTTATGGTCATGGTTTTAGTTACGGGATCAGCATAGCATTGATTAATCGAAAGTCCTTGACTAATTACTATAACGCATAACATCACAACTAAAAACTTACCGAAATTAATATTTTGTAAGCGTCTTAAAAATTTATTTAACATATTCAACCTACCTTGTTTCATAAAAATACCCCCTTTTCCTTCCATTTATCCTGTTTATTAAATCATCATCTATTCCTTTTCTATTTAGTGGATGAATAGTCTTTACTTTATTCAATACATCTTCATCCATGATGTGTGTGTAAATTTGTGTAGAGCTTAAAGATGAATGTCCCAAAAGTTTTTGAATTTCTACAATATCAGCACCACTACTTTTTAATAATGTTGCAAAAGTATGGCGGAGCTTATGGGGACTTAATCCCTTTTTATAAATACCGATTCTTTTTGTTATATTTATAAATAACATATATATACCTTTTTCTGTAAAAGGAGTTCCATATTTATTAAGAAATATTACATCTGTATTTACCTTAGGGACTCTACCTTTTTTAGGTAAATCTTTATTATCACCACTATATATATAAGCTTTTAATGCTTCTAATGCACTATCTGTTAAAACAACTTGTCTCTCTTTTCTTCCCTTGCCATACAACTTAACTATTCCATTTTTGATATTTATTTGGTTCAGCTCTAGATTACATATTTCTGAAAGTCTTGCTCCGGTGCTAAGAAAAACTTGAAATATGGCATAATCTCTTGTTGCATATGTGCTAAAAAATTTAATTCCATATAAGAATTTTTCACATTCTTCCAAGGTCAAGTATATGGGAAGCTTTTTCTCCTCTTTCTGATTTCTAATATTTATCATAGGGCTAAATTTAATATCATAATACTCCTTTGATGATACCAAGTAATTAAAAAACATCCTTAAAGTACTTATTTTTCTATTAATTGTTTTTTCAATATTTCCTGTTCTAACTAAAGTATATATATATTCTTTTATAACACTCTCGTCTTGTGACACATCTTTAATATTTTTGCTTTTATGATTATTTTGTAAAAACTCAAAAAATCTTTCGATTTCTCTTTTATAAGAAGAAATTGTTCCTTTCGTAAGTTTCTTCTCTAAAGATATATGGTACATATAACTTTCTAAGCATTTTTCAGAATTATATTTTATATTATTACAATTAGCCAACGAAATCTCATTATCTGTAAATATCAATGTTAATCAAACCTCTCATTATCACTATACACTTTGAATTTTATAGTTATGTTCTTGTTAAAATTTATAATCATAGGCTGGATTTCAACGGAGCCTTTAATCCATACATGGGGATTTGTTTTTTGTATTGGTTTATCCCCTGATATTTTGTATTGTCCTTCTTCAATATCGAATACAATCAGCTGAAGTGGTCCTGCTAAATAACTTTCCGTCTTAGGGTTTAATCCTGAATCCAAGTTGAATTTATCCATAAGCATATGACAAATTAATTCTTCGCATAGATTTCTATCAATTATTGATACATGATCTATTCTAAATTCATCGTCCATACTAAGTTCAATTGCATCATCACAAATGATTGTGATCTGTTTTTCAATATCCATATTTAACTTTACTATTCTAAATGTTTCTATTCCTATTGCTAAGAACCCAAAAACTAGGATAAACCCTATTAGTAGCTTTAATCCTGCCTTCACTTTAGTAGCCCCTTCCATAGTATCCAGTGTTTATTCCGCTTTTTTTTAAGGTTATAGGAAAGGAAATTTCTTTATCAAACACTGTAACTCTAAATATTTTTGAAACTTCTAAATCTAAAGGTGATCCTAATTTATCTGTATATTCTCCAAACCTTGGATTAATCTTATCTACTTTAATGTCTGAAGTATCGAAGGTTATATATCCCATATATTTGCTGTATGTACTGTATGTAAATCTCCCTTCTTCCTCTGCTTTGTTTACTATTTTGTAGACAGCTATATTCATCATTGTGTACTGAAGTATAATGACAATAAGTATGCCTAGAAAGGCTATTTTAACAAAATATCCTACTATATCGAACAACATCTCATATACCCTTGTCATAGTATTTAAAAATGCTACAACCCATTTTAGTTTGTAGCACCTTTATCCACCTCCTCGTATTTAATTTTTAAAGTATTTATGTGAATAACCATAGTTCCTAATGGGTTTAGCTGAAAACTCCTTATCTCCAGTAAAAGGAATCTTTATCACTATCCTAGGGGTTATAATTATCTCAAATTTATCACGCTTCTGTACTGGAATATTGAGTCCTGGAACGAACTTAATATTTTTAATCTTGTCATGTAAATCATATATAGTCATTAGTTCATTTATTTTCTGGTCAGCTGTCATAACTACAGATCCATATTTATCATATATGGGCATAAACCCTGCATTTTTTTGAGCATATTTTATCATTACTTCTTCAACTTTTTTTATAGTTGTGTACTGATTCCAAAGGGAAGGTACATTTATTGCAATGGAAAACAGGGTTACTGTGATCACCATATTTATTAGAAATTTAGGAATCCTATTCATAATATGTAAGGGCTAGTTTCCTAGCCCTTTTTATCCTCCTTTAAATTTTAATTTGCTACATTCCCATTTGACTTAAAACATTGTTTATAATTCGATCAAAAACTTCTGGGTTTTTCTTCATAAAGTACAATCCCGCTGATACTAAAACCCCTGCTGCAACTGCCAATGATATAGCTTTTTTCATTTTCATTCCTCCTCGTTTAATTTTTATGAAGCTTTCTTATTTCATTATGTATCTAATCCCTGAGGCTATATACATGGCCATTGGTACAATAATAAGTACTCCTATGGCATGTAGTAACACCTCATTTATGCTGTCTAGTATGGGAGGTCTTTTATCAAGCTCCCTTTCAATTATGTAGTTTGCTTTGTCTTCAAATTTGTTTTCAACAAAGTAAAGGTTCATATCTGCTTCCTCTTTACTTCCCTTAATGGAGTTTATCATTACCGTGGTGAATTCCCCAACTTCCTTTATATTTACTCTATTAGAAAATCTTTGTAGAGCCTTTACCTCATCGTACATTCTTATGTCTGCTTCCAAGACCGTAAGATCATACCTAAGACCATCCTTTGCTGTTTTTAAATAATCCTTCACAATCATTGAAAAGGACTTCGTAGCCGGTGAATATCGGTATGTCCTTATAAACCGTGGCATTTCTAAGAGTATTTTTTCATCCTTTTTATCAATTTTTTTACTCAACTCTTGTTTAGGAGTAAATACTAGCATAAATGCTATTAAAAAAGTTATTACTTCAAATACATATTCAATTGTTTTTATATTTGTTATACCCCCAATAGTCTTTGAGAAAATCACTCCTCCCACAAGAGCTAATAGAGGGTAAACCACGGTTTTAATAATATATCTTTCATAGGTAGCATTACTTCCTACCCTTTCAAGCTTTTGCTCTATATCCTTTTTCTTATCCTTATTTATGATAAAGTAATTAGCTATAGAGTTTTTTAAGATAAATTCTCCCTTTTCTAGTAATTTTTCAGTGATGTCTTTTTCCTTTTTACCTAGTTTTTTTATCCCTATAATATTTTG encodes:
- a CDS encoding tyrosine-type recombinase/integrase, with amino-acid sequence MIFTDNEISLANCNNIKYNSEKCLESYMYHISLEKKLTKGTISSYKREIERFFEFLQNNHKSKNIKDVSQDESVIKEYIYTLVRTGNIEKTINRKISTLRMFFNYLVSSKEYYDIKFSPMINIRNQKEEKKLPIYLTLEECEKFLYGIKFFSTYATRDYAIFQVFLSTGARLSEICNLELNQINIKNGIVKLYGKGRKERQVVLTDSALEALKAYIYSGDNKDLPKKGRVPKVNTDVIFLNKYGTPFTEKGIYMLFINITKRIGIYKKGLSPHKLRHTFATLLKSSGADIVEIQKLLGHSSLSSTQIYTHIMDEDVLNKVKTIHPLNRKGIDDDLINRINGRKRGYFYETR